From Acropora muricata isolate sample 2 chromosome 14, ASM3666990v1, whole genome shotgun sequence, one genomic window encodes:
- the LOC136899417 gene encoding uncharacterized skeletal organic matrix protein 5-like, producing the protein MQSAYRFLVVIGLAISLNHACASAGPNQTPLTVRGIKSCNLIETCSHVSAAIENLETKLENLIALVNKTYSLQPAPSPVPASPCNEIFQKQRTAKSQVYTLMLGSRNIPVYCHMGDFGCGSGGWTPVMKTDGTKKTFHYDSGFWSNKNVYNLAGGTTGFDNQETKLPSYWETHFSKICLGMRTGSTTRFVVIDRSAVSLYALIADGTYRALSVGRNKWKSLIGSQASLQRHCNKEGFNVVGGDSRNPKARIGFTANQENDCLTCDSRIGFGTGGAHDDSNTCGNEATYFPDNGDKHIKAMGYILVQ; encoded by the exons ATGCAATCCGCGTATAGATTTCTCGTAGTGATTGGTCTCGCAATTTCCTTAAATCATGCTTGCGCCTCGGCCGGTCCGAACCAGACGCCATTAACCGTTAGAGGCATCAAGAGTTGCAATCTGATTGAAACATGCTCGCACGTCAGCGCAGCAATAGAAAACTTGGAAACGAAGTTGGAAAATCTCATTGCACTGGTTAACAAGACATACTCTCTGCAACCCGCACCTTCAC CTGTCCCTGCTTCACCTTGCaacgaaatatttcaaaagcaaaG GACGGCCAAGAGCCAGGTGTACACGCTGATGCTTGGGTCAAGAAACATTCCAGTTTATTGTCATATGGGAGACTTCGGATGCGGAAGTGGAGGATGGACCCCTGTTATGAAAACTGATGGCACCAAG AAAACCTTCCACTATGACTCTGGTTTCTGGAGCAACAAGAACGTTTACAACCTTGCAGGAGGGACGACTGGTTTTGACAATCAAGAAACCAAATTGCCCTCTTATTGGGAGACACACTTCTCAAAGATTTGTCTCGGAATGAGGACCGGCTCAACAACAAGATTCGTGGTCATTGACCGAAGCGCCGTTTCATTGTATGCACTTATCGCTGACGGAACATACCGAGCTTTGTCAGTGGGCCGTAACAAGTGGAAGTCTCTTATTGGTTCACAAGCCTCACTGCAGAGGCATTGCAATAAAGAAGGGTTCAACGTTGTGGGTGGAGACAGCAGAAACCCAAAAGCAAGGATCGGCTTCACTGCGAACCAAGAAAACGACTGTTTAACTTGTGATTCCAGAATTGGATTTGGAACTGGAGGTGCCCATGACGACTCAAACACGTGTGGAAACGAGGCAACCTATTTCCCTGATAATGGCGATAAACACATCAAAGCCATGGGGTATATCCTGGTTCAGTGA
- the LOC136899433 gene encoding U3 small nucleolar ribonucleoprotein protein IMP3-like: MVRKLKFHEQKLLKKVDFISWKSDNNLREVKILRKYHIQKREDYTKYNKLSGLVTSLANKIKQLDSKDSFRAEATEELLEKLYSMGLIESKNSLSLCEKLPASTFCRRRLSVVLVRLEMAQAVKDAVKFIEHGHIRVGPEVITDPAFLVTRNMEDFVTWTDTSKIRKHVMEYGDQRDDFDFA, translated from the coding sequence ATGGTtcggaaactaaaatttcacgAGCAAAAACTCCTCAAAAAAGTCGACTTCATATCTTGGAAGAGCGACAATAACCTCCGAGAAGTGAAAATCTTGCGAAAGTACCACATACAAAAAAGAGAGGACTACACGAAATACAACAAACTTAGCGGACTGGTGACTTCTCTGGCAAACAAGATAAAACAGCTGGACTCAAAGGATTCTTTTCGAGCTGAAGCCACGGAAGAGTTGTTGGAAAAGCTGTACTCGATGGGTTTGATCGAGTCTAAAAACAGCTTGTCTTTGTGTGAAAAGCTCCCTGCAAGTACATTTTGTCGGCGTCGACTGTCAGTCGTTTTGGTTCGTTTGGAGATGGCTCAAGCTGTAAAAGATGCCGTCAAATTCATCGAGCATGGTCACATTCGAGTTGGTCCTGAAGTGATCACGGACCCGGCTTTTCTTGTTACGAGGAACATGGAAGATTTTGTTACTTGGACGGACACGTCGAAGATTAGGAAACATGTGATGGAATACGGTGACCAAAGGGATGACTTTGACTTTGCCTGA
- the LOC136899434 gene encoding diphthine methyl ester synthase-like → MLYLVGLGLGDAKDITVKGLEIVKNAEFVFLEPYTSVLCVGQQLLEEFYGRQIKLADRETVEQNSDLILENAKDKDVAFLLVIHLGPQLTLTWCKLHIR, encoded by the exons ATGTTGTACTTAGTTGGTCTCGGTCTTGGCGATGCGAAGGATATTACGGTAAAAGGGcttgaaattgttaaaaacgCAGAGTTCGTCTTTTTGGAACCGTATACATCAGTCCTTTGTGTCGGCCAACAATTATTG GAGGAATTTTATGGCCGTCAAATAAAGTTAGCTGACAGGGAAACTGTGGAGCAGAATTCAG ATCTAATTCTGGAGAATGCAAAAGACAAAGATGTTGCATTTTTGTTGGTGATCCATTTGG GGCCACAACTCACACTGACTTGGTGTAAACTGCACATACGTTGA
- the LOC136899423 gene encoding uncharacterized skeletal organic matrix protein 5-like — protein MQSAYRFLAVIFLAVFLNDAFASSDMNQPPFTGKDIKGCNLIQTCWHVSAALQTLETKLENLIALVNKTRPPQPTPPPVPASSCNEILQRQGMTKSQVYTLKLGSRNIPVYCHMGDFGCGSGGWTPVMKTDGTKKTFAYTSPFWSDKNVYNLAGGKTGFDKQETKLPSYWETRFSKICLGMSNGHTTRFLVIRRSANSLYALIADGRYRALSLGRNKWKSLIGPQASLQWNCNKEGFNLLGPKIHAKTRIGIVANNEYSCVTCDSRLGFGTGDYHDGTNTCGNAAAYSPDNGNKNIKTMGYILVQ, from the exons ATGCAGTCTGCCTATCGCTTTCTCGCAGTGATCTTTCTCGCAGTTTTCTTGAATGATGCTTTCGCTTCGTCCGATATGAACCAACCGCCGTTTACCGGCAAAGACATTAAGGGTTGCAATCTGATTCAAACATGCTGGCACGTCAGCGCAGCATTACAAACCTTGGAAACGAAGTTAGAAAATCTCATTGCACTGGTCAACAAGACGCGTCCTCCGCAACCCACACCTCCAC CCGTCCCTGCTTCATCTTGCAACGAAATACTTCAAAGGCAAGG GATGACCAAAAGCCAGGTGTACACGCTGAAGCTTGGGTCAAGAAACATTCCAGTTTATTGTCATATGGGAGACTTCGGATGCGGAAGTGGAGGATGGACACCTGTTATGAAAACTGATGGCACAAAG AAAACCTTCGCCTATACATCTCCTTTCTGGAGCGACAAGAACGTTTACAATCTCGCAGGAGGGAAGACAGGCTTTGACAAGCAAGAAACCAAATTGCCCTCATATTGGGAGACACGCTTCTCAAAGATTTGTCTTGGAATGAGCAACGGCCACACAACAAGATTCTTAGTCATTCGCCGAAGCGCCAACTCATTGTACGCACTTATCGCTGACGGAAGATACCGAGCTTTGTCACTGGGCCGCAACAAGTGGAAGTCTCTTATTGGTCCACAAGCCTCACTACAGTGGAATTGTAATAAAGAAGGCTTCAACCTTCTGGGTCCTAAAATCCACGCAAAAACAAGGATCGGCATCGTTGCGAACAATGAATACAGCTGTGTAACTTGTGACTCCAGACTTGGATTTGGAACTGGAGATTATCATGACGGCACAAACACGTGTGGAAACGCGGCTGCCTATTCCCCTGATAATGGCAataaaaacatcaaaaccatGGGGTATATCCTGGTTCAGTGA
- the LOC136899418 gene encoding uncharacterized skeletal organic matrix protein 5-like — MQSASRFLAVIVLLVALNDVFASADVNQTQLTSRGPVVCNLIQDSHVSAEIKNLETKLENLIALVNRTYSLQTALPPIPASSCNEIFQRQRAAKSEVYTLMLGSRNIPVYCHMGDFGCGSGGWTPVLKTDGTKKTFNYSSPLWNDKNVYNLAGGKTGFDDQETKLPSYRKTRFSKICLGMRSGNTTGFVVINRSAKSLYALIADGRYRALSLGRNKWKSLIGPQASLQRNCNKEGFNVLGGGSRFSKARIGIVANQENNCLSCDSRIGFGTGGYPDDSNTCGNAATHSPDNDNKHIKAIGYILVQ; from the exons ATGCAGTCAGCGTCTCGGTTTCTCGCAGTGATCGTTCTCCTAGTTGCCTTAAATGATGTTTTCGCCTCGGCCGATGTGAATCAAACGCAGCTTACCAGCAGAGGCCCTGTGGTTTGCAATTTGATTCAAGACTCGCACGTCAGCGCAGAAATCAAAAACTTGGAAACGAAGTTGGAAAACCTCATTGCACTGGTCAACAGGACGTACTCTCTGCAAACCGCACTTCCAC CTATTCCTGCTTCATCTTGCAACGAAATATTTCAAAGGCAAAG GGCGGCCAAGAGCGAGGTGTACACGCTGATGCTTGGGTCAAGAAACATTCCAGTTTATTGTCATATGGGAGACTTCGGATGCGGAAGTGGAGGATGGACCCCTGTTTTGAAAACTGATGGCACAAAG AAAACCTTCAACTATTCCTCTCCTCTCTGGAACGACAAGAACGTTTACAACCTTGCAGGAGGGAAGACTGGTTTTGACGATCAAGAAACCAAATTGCCCTCTTATAGGAAGACACGCTTCTCAAAGATTTGTCTTGGAATGAGGAGCGGCAACACTACAGGATTCGTGGTCATTAACCGAAGCGCCAAGTCATTGTACGCACTTATCGCTGACGGAAGATACCGAGCTTTGTCACTGGGCCGCAACAAGTGGAAGTCTCTTATTGGTCCACAAGCCTCACTACAGAGGAATTGCAACAAAGAAGGGTTCAACGTTTTGGGTGGAGGCAGCAGATTCTCAAAAGCAAGGATCGGCATCGTTGCGAACCAAGAAAACAACTGTTTAAGTTGTGACTCCAGAATTGGATTTGGAACTGGAGGTTATCCTGACGACTCAAACACGTGTGGAAACGCGGCTACCCATTCGCCTGATAATGACAATAAACACATCAAAGCCATTGGCTATATCCTGGTTCAGTGA